One stretch of Macaca nemestrina isolate mMacNem1 chromosome 17, mMacNem.hap1, whole genome shotgun sequence DNA includes these proteins:
- the LOC105476874 gene encoding zinc finger HIT domain-containing protein 3 yields the protein MASLRCSTVVCVICLEKPKYRCPACRVPYCSVACFRKHKEQCNPEARPVEKKIRSALPTKTIKPVENKDDDDSIADFLNSDEEEDRVSLQNLKNLGKSATLRSLLLNPHLRQLMVNLDQGEDKAKLMRAYMQEPLFVEFADCCLGIVEPSQNEDS from the exons ATGGCGTCGCTCAGATGTAGCACCGTCGTCTGCGTGATCTGCTTGGAGAAGCCCAAATACCGCTGTCCGGCCTGCCGCGTGCCCTA CTGCTCTGTAGCCTGCTTCCGGAAGCACAAAG AACAGTGCAACCCTGAAGCTCGTCctgttgagaaaaaaataagatcagCTCTTCCTACCAAAACCATAAAGCCTGTGGAAAACAAAG ATGATGATGACTCTATAGCTGATTTTCTCAATAGTGATGAGGAAGAAGACAGAGTTTCTTTGCAGAATTTAAAGAATTTAG GGAAATCTGCAACATTAAGAAGCTTATTGCTCAATCCACACCTCAGGCAGTTGATGGTCAACCTCGATCAGGGGGAAGACAAAGCAAAGCTCATGAGAGCCTACATGCAAGAGCCCTTGTTTGTGGAGTTTGCAGACTGCTGTTTAGGAATTGTGGAGCCATCCCAGAATGAGGATTCTTAA